The following proteins are encoded in a genomic region of Oreochromis aureus strain Israel breed Guangdong linkage group 8, ZZ_aureus, whole genome shotgun sequence:
- the zdhhc6 gene encoding palmitoyltransferase ZDHHC6 isoform X1 — MNFLSTFVTFKNLHEVRRLCHWGPIIALSVIAICSTMAILDSIIWYWPLDTTGGSINFIMLINWTVLILYNYFNAMFVGPGYIPLGWKPENQQDTQYLQYCRGCQGYKAPRSHHCRKCNRCVMKMDHHCPWINNCCGHLNHAYFTSFLLLAPLGCSHAAVIFIMTMYTQLYERISFGWSTVRIDMSAVRQFQPLMPFSVPAFAATLFALGLALGTTIAVGMLFVIQMKVILRNKTSIESWIEEKAKDRIQHYQTGEEFIFPYDLGSRWLNFKQVFTWSGTPRGDGIVWPVHPKCHQHTLTIEQLKQKADKRVRSQVQYRAVEDYNGACCPLSKGLQTFFRTPCTEEPRIPLCKGDTILATRGTKWWMYGDKVLSEEEVRAGERVRGWFPRRCVEKCHYDTAASDATSDKKVN; from the exons atgaacttCCTGTCAACCTTTGTGACCTTTAAGAACCTCCATGAGGTACGGAGATTGTGCCACTGGGGTCCAATCATAGCCTTGTCTGTCATTGCTATATGCTCCACAATGGCAATTCTAGACTCCATTATCTGGTACTGGCCTCTAGACACAACAGGGGGGAGCATTAACTTCATCATGCTCATCAACTGGACTGTCCTCATACTTTACAACTACTTCAATGCTATGTTTGTTGGACCTGGATACATTCCTCTTGGCTGGAAACCA gaaaatcaGCAGGACACCCAGTACCTACAGTACTGCAGAGGGTGTCAAGGCTACAAGGCTCCCAGGTCCCACCACTGTCGAAAGTGTAACAG GTGCGTGATGAAAATGGACCACCACTGCCCCTGGATCAACAACTGCTGTGGCCACTTGAACCACGCCTACTTCACCAGCTTCCTGCTCCTGGCTCCATTGGGTTGCTCACACGCTGCCGTTATCTTCATTATGACTATGTACACACAGCTGTATGAGAGG ATATCATTCGGCTGGAGTACTGTAAGGATTGACATGAGTGCTGTGCGTCAATTTCAGCCCCTCATGCCCTTCAGTGTGCCTGCCTTCGCTGCTACACTCTTTGCCTTAGGTTTGGCACTTGGCACCACTATTGCCGTTGGTATGCTTTTCGTTATACAG ATGAAAGTAATCCTTCGAAATAAGACTTCAATCGAGTCGTGGATAGAGGAAAAG GCCAAAGACAGAATACAGCACTACCAAACAGGGGAGGAGTTCATCTTCCCTTACGACCTCGGCAGCCGGTGGCTGAATTTTAAACAAGTCTTCACGTGGTCAGGGACACCCAGAGGCGATGGCATTGTATGGCCAGTCCATCCCAAGTGTCACCAGCACACCTTAACT ATTGAGCAACTGAAACAGAAAGCTGATAAACGAGTGAGAAGT CAGGTCCAGTACCGGGCAGTAGAGGATTATAATGGAGCTTGCTGTCCTCTCAGCAAGGGTTTACAAACTTTTTTTAGAACCCCCTGCACCGAGGAGCCCAGGATCCCTCTCTGCAAGGGGGATACCATTCTGGCTACTCGTGGTACCAA ATGGTGGATGTATGGAGATAAAGTTTTGAGTGAGGAGGAAGTGAGAG CTGGAGAGCGTGTAAGAGGATGGTTTCCAAGACGATGTGTGGAGAAGTGCCATTATGACACAGCAGCAAGTGATGCCACCAGTGATAAAAAAGTCAATTAA
- the zdhhc6 gene encoding palmitoyltransferase ZDHHC6 isoform X2 produces MNFLSTFVTFKNLHEVRRLCHWGPIIALSVIAICSTMAILDSIIWYWPLDTTGGSINFIMLINWTVLILYNYFNAMFVGPGYIPLGWKPENQQDTQYLQYCRGCQGYKAPRSHHCRKCNRCVMKMDHHCPWINNCCGHLNHAYFTSFLLLAPLGCSHAAVIFIMTMYTQLYERISFGWSTVRIDMSAVRQFQPLMPFSVPAFAATLFALGLALGTTIAVGMLFVIQMKVILRNKTSIESWIEEKAKDRIQHYQTGEEFIFPYDLGSRWLNFKQVFTWSGTPRGDGIVWPVHPKCHQHTLTIEQLKQKADKRVRSVQYRAVEDYNGACCPLSKGLQTFFRTPCTEEPRIPLCKGDTILATRGTKWWMYGDKVLSEEEVRAGERVRGWFPRRCVEKCHYDTAASDATSDKKVN; encoded by the exons atgaacttCCTGTCAACCTTTGTGACCTTTAAGAACCTCCATGAGGTACGGAGATTGTGCCACTGGGGTCCAATCATAGCCTTGTCTGTCATTGCTATATGCTCCACAATGGCAATTCTAGACTCCATTATCTGGTACTGGCCTCTAGACACAACAGGGGGGAGCATTAACTTCATCATGCTCATCAACTGGACTGTCCTCATACTTTACAACTACTTCAATGCTATGTTTGTTGGACCTGGATACATTCCTCTTGGCTGGAAACCA gaaaatcaGCAGGACACCCAGTACCTACAGTACTGCAGAGGGTGTCAAGGCTACAAGGCTCCCAGGTCCCACCACTGTCGAAAGTGTAACAG GTGCGTGATGAAAATGGACCACCACTGCCCCTGGATCAACAACTGCTGTGGCCACTTGAACCACGCCTACTTCACCAGCTTCCTGCTCCTGGCTCCATTGGGTTGCTCACACGCTGCCGTTATCTTCATTATGACTATGTACACACAGCTGTATGAGAGG ATATCATTCGGCTGGAGTACTGTAAGGATTGACATGAGTGCTGTGCGTCAATTTCAGCCCCTCATGCCCTTCAGTGTGCCTGCCTTCGCTGCTACACTCTTTGCCTTAGGTTTGGCACTTGGCACCACTATTGCCGTTGGTATGCTTTTCGTTATACAG ATGAAAGTAATCCTTCGAAATAAGACTTCAATCGAGTCGTGGATAGAGGAAAAG GCCAAAGACAGAATACAGCACTACCAAACAGGGGAGGAGTTCATCTTCCCTTACGACCTCGGCAGCCGGTGGCTGAATTTTAAACAAGTCTTCACGTGGTCAGGGACACCCAGAGGCGATGGCATTGTATGGCCAGTCCATCCCAAGTGTCACCAGCACACCTTAACT ATTGAGCAACTGAAACAGAAAGCTGATAAACGAGTGAGAAGT GTCCAGTACCGGGCAGTAGAGGATTATAATGGAGCTTGCTGTCCTCTCAGCAAGGGTTTACAAACTTTTTTTAGAACCCCCTGCACCGAGGAGCCCAGGATCCCTCTCTGCAAGGGGGATACCATTCTGGCTACTCGTGGTACCAA ATGGTGGATGTATGGAGATAAAGTTTTGAGTGAGGAGGAAGTGAGAG CTGGAGAGCGTGTAAGAGGATGGTTTCCAAGACGATGTGTGGAGAAGTGCCATTATGACACAGCAGCAAGTGATGCCACCAGTGATAAAAAAGTCAATTAA